From one Streptomyces sp. R41 genomic stretch:
- a CDS encoding protein kinase — protein sequence MSNNGGVPYGADQPTSFGLQPPRPGVPAQQSGVPAQQPGVPYPGNPYAAPTQAVPEQQAQEPGAGRLIAGRYRLLSKLGHGGMGTVWRAKDETVDREVAVKEPRVPDHLPERERANAFERMRREARAAARLDHPAVVNVHDVAVVDGQPWIVMELVQGRSLGDALQEGTLGVREAARVGLEVLGALEAAHAAGILHRDVKPDNVLLGRHDRVVLTDFGIAQIEGETNLTDTGGFVGSPEYIAPERVLGQRPGPASDLWSLGVVLYAATEGVSPFRRSNTPATLQSVLNSTPAPPAPANGSLAEVINGLLGKDPSRRPDAARVRRLLEAAAQPPATAPTQVVQIAGPGGKGLRVGRKTLFGLGAAFVAAAVAAYLVIANPFAGPLPEGWKTRHEADVAATLAVPKDYQRSTPDRSSDKTHWVTYTDWSGSIWIGLTLAKKSEDASKQIKDSARAEMYADDGEFKDSGAYQLSMPEGPRTTPEGNTTYHGKESAENTVVYTTTDSQNPRPRELKIFYYKSSAGDMYKLTVSYPGKGDFTARGREVAKAAIANLDIDKL from the coding sequence ATGAGCAACAACGGGGGAGTCCCTTACGGAGCCGACCAGCCAACCAGTTTCGGTCTGCAACCGCCGCGGCCGGGTGTGCCCGCACAGCAGTCGGGCGTGCCGGCGCAGCAGCCCGGCGTCCCGTACCCGGGCAATCCGTATGCCGCGCCCACCCAGGCCGTGCCTGAGCAGCAGGCGCAGGAACCGGGAGCCGGACGACTGATCGCCGGCCGTTACCGGCTCCTCTCCAAGCTCGGCCACGGCGGCATGGGCACCGTCTGGCGGGCCAAGGACGAGACGGTGGACCGTGAGGTCGCCGTCAAGGAGCCGCGCGTCCCGGACCATCTTCCCGAGCGCGAACGCGCCAACGCCTTCGAGCGGATGCGTCGCGAGGCGCGCGCGGCGGCGCGGCTCGACCACCCGGCCGTCGTGAACGTCCACGACGTCGCGGTCGTGGACGGACAGCCGTGGATCGTCATGGAGTTGGTGCAGGGCCGCTCGCTGGGCGACGCCCTCCAGGAGGGCACGCTCGGCGTCCGCGAGGCCGCGCGCGTCGGCCTGGAGGTCCTGGGCGCCCTTGAGGCCGCGCACGCGGCGGGCATCCTGCACCGTGACGTCAAGCCCGACAACGTCCTGCTCGGCCGCCACGACCGCGTCGTCCTCACCGACTTCGGCATCGCCCAGATCGAGGGCGAGACGAACCTGACGGACACCGGCGGCTTCGTCGGCTCACCCGAATACATCGCCCCGGAGCGGGTGTTGGGCCAGCGCCCCGGCCCGGCCTCCGACCTCTGGTCGCTCGGTGTGGTGCTCTACGCGGCGACGGAGGGCGTCTCCCCGTTCCGCCGCAGCAACACGCCCGCCACGCTCCAGTCGGTCCTCAACTCCACGCCCGCACCGCCCGCTCCGGCGAACGGTTCGCTCGCGGAGGTGATCAACGGCCTCCTCGGCAAGGACCCGTCCCGGCGCCCCGACGCGGCCCGGGTCCGCCGGCTCCTGGAGGCGGCCGCGCAGCCGCCCGCAACGGCGCCGACGCAGGTCGTGCAGATCGCGGGGCCGGGCGGCAAGGGCCTGCGGGTCGGCCGTAAGACCCTGTTCGGCCTCGGCGCGGCGTTCGTCGCGGCGGCGGTGGCGGCATACCTGGTGATCGCGAACCCGTTCGCGGGACCGCTGCCGGAGGGCTGGAAGACGCGGCACGAGGCGGACGTCGCCGCGACGCTGGCGGTGCCCAAGGACTACCAGAGATCCACGCCGGACCGGAGTTCGGACAAGACGCACTGGGTCACCTACACCGACTGGAGCGGCAGCATCTGGATCGGCCTGACCCTCGCCAAGAAGTCCGAGGACGCGAGCAAGCAGATCAAGGACTCCGCGCGGGCCGAAATGTACGCCGACGACGGTGAGTTCAAAGACAGCGGTGCGTACCAGCTGAGCATGCCCGAGGGCCCGAGGACGACCCCCGAGGGGAACACGACGTACCACGGCAAGGAGTCCGCCGAGAACACGGTCGTCTACACGACCACCGACAGCCAGAACCCCCGCCCCCGCGAGCTGAAGATCTTCTACTACAAGTCCTCGGCGGGGGACATGTACAAGCTCACGGTCAGCTACCCGGGCAAGGGCGACTTCACGGCCCGGGGCCGTGAAGTCGCCAAGGCGGCGATCGCGAACTTGGACATCGACAAGCTGTAA
- a CDS encoding succinic semialdehyde dehydrogenase produces MTDSQAAEQATETTSAEEAGTAGTGTAETGTPEAGTAETGTPEAATVAETDAATAGTVAETDTAAATGAVATGTNPLAPAPTGARTAVDVVTPELVAQLTKGVVGSGRTANHTPFTGEKLADLPESTPEDVQKAFERARAAQVAWGATPVRQRAAVLLRFHDLVLARQAEVLDLIQLETGKARLHAHEEVQAVVVAARHYGRKAPSYLRPKRHTGAVPTLTKVTELRHPRGVVGQIAPWNYPLELSVGDALPAFVAGNAVVMKPDTETCLTALWARDLLVEAGLPAEVFQVVIGDGPVVGPEVVKHADYVSFTGSTRTGREVAQGAAARLVGVSLELGGKNAMVVLEDADIDKAAAGAVRACFSSAGQLCISIERLYVHESIADAFTERFAARTKAMRLGTSLAYGADMGSLVGERQLETVTRHVEEAVAKGAKVVAGGVARPDIGPYFFEPTILDGVEAPMAVCAEETFGPVVSLYRFKTEDEVVELANSTPYGLNSSVWTKDGRRGRAVAARLRTGTVNVNEGYAPAYGSVQSPMGGMKDSGLGRRHGSEGILKYTEAQTVAQQRLLPMAPSPGMDDEKYAAFMSRSLKVMKAFRLR; encoded by the coding sequence ATGACGGACTCGCAGGCCGCGGAGCAGGCCACGGAAACGACCAGCGCGGAAGAGGCCGGTACGGCCGGGACGGGTACGGCTGAGACGGGCACCCCCGAGGCGGGTACGGCTGAGACGGGCACCCCCGAGGCCGCTACGGTGGCCGAGACCGATGCGGCCACGGCCGGTACGGTGGCCGAGACCGATACGGCGGCGGCGACCGGTGCCGTCGCGACCGGTACCAACCCCCTCGCCCCCGCCCCCACCGGCGCCCGCACCGCCGTCGACGTCGTCACGCCCGAGCTGGTCGCGCAGCTCACGAAGGGTGTCGTCGGGTCCGGACGGACCGCCAACCACACGCCGTTCACCGGCGAGAAGCTGGCGGACCTGCCCGAGTCCACGCCCGAGGACGTCCAGAAGGCATTCGAGCGGGCCCGCGCCGCCCAGGTCGCCTGGGGAGCCACCCCCGTACGGCAGCGCGCCGCCGTCCTCCTCCGCTTCCACGACCTGGTGCTCGCCCGCCAGGCCGAGGTGCTCGACCTCATCCAGCTGGAGACCGGAAAGGCCCGCCTCCACGCGCACGAAGAGGTGCAGGCCGTCGTCGTGGCCGCCCGGCACTACGGACGCAAGGCGCCCTCGTACCTGCGTCCCAAGCGGCACACCGGCGCCGTCCCCACCCTCACCAAGGTCACCGAGCTCCGCCACCCGCGCGGCGTCGTCGGCCAGATCGCGCCCTGGAACTACCCCCTGGAGCTGTCCGTCGGTGACGCGCTCCCCGCCTTCGTCGCGGGCAACGCCGTCGTGATGAAGCCCGACACCGAGACATGCCTGACCGCCCTGTGGGCGCGTGACCTGCTCGTCGAGGCCGGGCTGCCCGCCGAGGTCTTCCAGGTGGTGATCGGCGACGGTCCGGTCGTCGGACCCGAGGTCGTCAAGCACGCCGACTACGTCTCGTTCACCGGGTCCACGCGGACCGGGCGCGAAGTCGCCCAGGGTGCGGCCGCGCGCCTCGTCGGGGTCTCCCTCGAACTCGGCGGCAAGAACGCCATGGTGGTCCTGGAGGACGCCGACATCGACAAGGCCGCCGCGGGCGCCGTCCGCGCCTGCTTCTCCTCCGCCGGCCAACTCTGCATCTCCATCGAGCGGTTGTACGTCCACGAGTCCATCGCCGACGCGTTCACCGAGCGCTTCGCCGCGCGGACCAAGGCCATGCGGCTCGGCACGTCCCTCGCGTACGGCGCCGACATGGGTTCGCTGGTCGGGGAGCGGCAGCTGGAGACCGTGACGCGGCATGTGGAGGAGGCCGTCGCCAAGGGCGCCAAGGTCGTGGCGGGTGGCGTGGCCCGGCCCGACATCGGCCCCTACTTCTTCGAGCCCACCATCCTCGACGGGGTGGAAGCCCCCATGGCCGTCTGCGCCGAGGAGACCTTCGGGCCCGTCGTCTCCCTCTACCGCTTCAAGACCGAGGACGAGGTCGTCGAGCTCGCCAACTCCACGCCGTACGGCCTCAATTCGTCCGTCTGGACGAAGGACGGCCGGCGTGGGCGCGCGGTCGCCGCCCGGCTGCGCACCGGCACCGTCAACGTCAACGAGGGCTACGCCCCCGCGTACGGCAGCGTCCAGTCGCCCATGGGCGGCATGAAGGACTCCGGTCTCGGCCGCCGCCATGGCTCCGAGGGCATCCTCAAGTACACCGAGGCGCAGACGGTCGCCCAGCAGCGACTGCTGCCGATGGCGCCGTCGCCGGGGATGGACGACGAGAAGTACGCGGCGTTCATGAGCCGCAGCCTCAAGGTCATGAAGGCGTTCCGCCTCCGCTGA
- a CDS encoding GMC oxidoreductase, which yields MSQENSAQNQGDGAYDYDVIVVGSGFGGSVTALRLTEKGYRVGVLEAGRRFTRDALPKNSWDIKNYLWAPKLGMYGIQRIHLLGNVMVLAGAGVGGGSLNYANTLYVPPKPFFEDPQWKDITDWEGELKPYYDQARRMLGVRLNPTMTPSDVHLKAAAERMGVGDTFHMAPVGVFFGDGEDADGAVKAKAGDEVADPYFGGAGPSRKACTECGECMTGCRHGAKNTLNENYLYLAEKAGAVVHPMTTVVSVTDDSQGGYAVQTLPTDEKRKGRGRTFKARRVVLAAGTYGTQTLLHRMKAGGQLPYISGKLGELTRTNSEALVGAQTDNRRYRKVTGDPKVDFTRGVAITSSIHPDENTHIEPVRYGKGSNSMGGLSILQVPYTEGSSRVLGWLANAARHPLLVLRSLSNRRWSERTIIGLVMQSLDNSLTTYLKPKGAGKGLLTARQGHGAPNPKQIKAASEGASAIAAEINGFAGSNVGELMGTPLTAHFLGGCPIGASAEDGVIDPYHRLYGHPGISVVDGAAVSANLGVNPSLTITAQAERAMSYWPNKDEADPRPAPCAAYERLKPVEPQHPAVPADAFGALKLPFLGMPTVPPKS from the coding sequence GTGTCACAGGAGAACTCTGCCCAGAACCAGGGTGACGGCGCTTACGACTACGACGTCATCGTCGTGGGCTCCGGCTTCGGCGGCTCCGTCACCGCCCTGCGCCTGACGGAGAAGGGGTACCGCGTCGGCGTCCTCGAAGCGGGCCGCCGCTTCACCCGCGACGCGCTGCCGAAGAACTCCTGGGACATCAAGAACTACCTCTGGGCCCCGAAGCTCGGCATGTACGGCATCCAGCGCATCCATCTGCTGGGCAACGTGATGGTCCTCGCGGGCGCCGGTGTCGGCGGCGGGTCCCTGAACTATGCCAACACCCTCTATGTGCCGCCGAAGCCCTTCTTCGAGGACCCGCAGTGGAAGGACATCACCGACTGGGAAGGGGAGCTGAAGCCGTACTACGACCAGGCCCGGCGCATGCTGGGCGTGCGGCTCAACCCGACCATGACGCCGTCGGACGTGCATCTCAAGGCGGCCGCCGAGCGGATGGGCGTCGGCGACACCTTCCACATGGCGCCGGTGGGCGTCTTCTTCGGGGACGGGGAGGACGCCGACGGGGCGGTGAAGGCCAAGGCCGGTGACGAGGTCGCCGACCCGTACTTCGGCGGCGCCGGCCCCTCTCGCAAGGCCTGCACCGAGTGCGGCGAGTGCATGACCGGCTGCCGCCACGGCGCGAAGAACACCCTCAACGAGAACTACCTCTACCTCGCCGAGAAGGCGGGCGCCGTCGTCCATCCCATGACGACCGTCGTGTCGGTCACGGACGACTCGCAGGGCGGGTACGCGGTCCAGACCCTCCCCACGGACGAGAAGCGCAAGGGGCGGGGGCGGACCTTCAAGGCCCGGCGGGTCGTCCTCGCGGCCGGCACCTACGGCACGCAGACCCTGCTGCACCGTATGAAGGCGGGTGGCCAGCTGCCGTACATCTCGGGGAAGTTGGGCGAGCTGACCCGCACCAACTCCGAGGCGCTGGTGGGCGCGCAGACCGACAACCGCCGCTACCGCAAGGTGACCGGCGATCCGAAGGTCGACTTCACGCGCGGAGTCGCCATCACGTCATCCATCCACCCCGACGAGAACACCCACATCGAGCCGGTCCGCTACGGCAAGGGATCCAACTCGATGGGCGGCCTCTCCATCCTCCAAGTCCCGTACACGGAGGGCTCGTCGAGGGTCCTGGGCTGGCTGGCCAACGCCGCCAGGCACCCGCTCCTGGTGCTCCGCTCGCTCTCCAACCGCCGTTGGTCCGAGCGGACGATCATCGGGTTGGTGATGCAGTCGCTCGACAACTCCCTGACGACGTATCTGAAGCCCAAGGGCGCCGGAAAAGGCCTGTTGACGGCTCGTCAGGGGCATGGGGCGCCCAACCCCAAGCAGATCAAGGCGGCTTCGGAAGGCGCCTCCGCGATCGCCGCCGAGATCAACGGCTTCGCGGGCAGCAACGTGGGCGAGCTGATGGGTACGCCGCTCACCGCGCACTTCCTGGGTGGCTGCCCGATCGGTGCCAGTGCCGAGGACGGCGTCATCGACCCGTACCACCGGCTGTACGGCCACCCGGGCATCTCCGTCGTCGACGGCGCCGCGGTCTCCGCGAACCTCGGCGTCAACCCGTCGCTCACCATCACCGCCCAGGCCGAGCGCGCGATGTCGTACTGGCCCAACAAGGACGAGGCCGACCCGCGCCCGGCGCCGTGCGCGGCGTACGAGCGTCTCAAGCCGGTGGAGCCGCAACACCCCGCCGTCCCCGCGGACGCGTTCGGCGCGCTGAAGCTGCCGTTCCTGGGGATGCCTACGGTGCCGCCGAAGTCGTAA
- a CDS encoding LAETG motif-containing sortase-dependent surface protein, with amino-acid sequence MKLRRAMAVAAATAVIAPLALLSAPAAFATDESPSPTASASASESPSESASPSATETTPEPTASASVSESATETAPAPSASASASESTPAPSTSAPEESESPDPEPSECEDSKVDVSITGLPGKIAAGSGWHKFSLNVANNSESTLSDLGFFAGASSDKAGEDLFQSKKVQLQAYNPDDKVWEDVDSEGYAVGFVGYTDELKPDYEVNIPLRINVKSSAPVGAGFSLGASIYGDADDECTGFGEVAYKFQIVAAGTDTDGTKPTEGGKAPVSDKPADKSNTPEVDGSLAETGSSSALPMIGLAGGLAVVAGAGAVFVVRRRKSADATA; translated from the coding sequence ATGAAGCTTCGCCGTGCCATGGCCGTTGCGGCCGCGACGGCTGTCATAGCCCCGCTCGCGCTGCTGTCGGCGCCGGCCGCGTTCGCGACGGACGAGAGCCCCAGCCCGACCGCGAGCGCGTCCGCGTCCGAGTCTCCGAGCGAGTCGGCGTCCCCGTCCGCGACCGAGACGACTCCCGAGCCGACCGCCTCCGCCTCTGTCTCCGAGTCCGCGACCGAGACCGCTCCGGCTCCGAGCGCCTCCGCGTCGGCCTCCGAGTCCACCCCGGCGCCGAGCACCTCCGCGCCCGAGGAGTCGGAGTCGCCGGACCCGGAGCCGTCCGAGTGCGAGGACTCCAAGGTCGACGTGTCCATCACGGGCCTGCCCGGCAAGATCGCGGCGGGCAGCGGCTGGCACAAGTTCTCCCTGAACGTGGCCAACAACTCCGAGTCCACTCTGAGTGACCTCGGCTTCTTCGCCGGCGCGTCCTCCGACAAGGCGGGTGAGGACCTCTTCCAGAGCAAGAAGGTCCAGCTCCAGGCCTACAACCCGGACGACAAGGTCTGGGAGGACGTCGACTCCGAGGGTTACGCGGTCGGCTTCGTCGGCTACACCGACGAGCTCAAGCCCGACTACGAGGTCAACATCCCGCTCCGCATCAACGTCAAGTCCAGCGCCCCGGTCGGCGCCGGCTTCTCGCTCGGTGCCAGCATCTACGGCGACGCCGACGACGAGTGCACGGGCTTCGGCGAGGTGGCGTACAAGTTCCAGATCGTCGCCGCCGGCACGGACACCGACGGCACCAAGCCGACGGAAGGCGGCAAGGCTCCGGTCTCGGACAAGCCTGCCGACAAGAGCAACACGCCGGAGGTCGACGGCAGCCTCGCCGAGACCGGCTCCAGCTCCGCCCTGCCGATGATCGGCCTCGCCGGCGGTCTCGCCGTCGTCGCCGGTGCCGGTGCGGTGTTCGTGGTCCGTCGCCGCAAGTCGGCTGACGCGACCGCGTAA
- a CDS encoding chorismate mutase, with amino-acid sequence MADVLDKTGARTDEAADVITGARERIDALDDRIIGLVQERMAVSAVIQEARISSGGRRVNLSREMEILGHFRDALGKPGTTLAMTLLELCRGRI; translated from the coding sequence ATGGCCGACGTACTCGACAAGACCGGCGCCCGCACCGACGAGGCCGCCGACGTGATCACCGGCGCCCGTGAGCGCATCGACGCCCTCGACGACCGGATCATCGGCCTCGTCCAGGAACGGATGGCGGTCTCGGCGGTGATCCAGGAGGCCCGGATCTCCTCAGGCGGCCGCCGGGTGAACCTCTCGCGCGAGATGGAGATCCTCGGCCACTTCAGGGACGCGCTGGGCAAGCCGGGCACCACGCTGGCCATGACGCTTCTGGAGCTGTGCCGGGGCCGCATCTGA
- the guaA gene encoding glutamine-hydrolyzing GMP synthase, giving the protein MPEASPAAPDTVLVVDFGAQYAQLIARRVREARVYSEIVPSTMPVQEMLAKNPAAIILSGGPSSVYAEAAPRLDREIFESGVPVFGMCYGFQLMATTLGGTVDNTGAREYGRTPLHVSKSGSTLFEGTPDEQSVWMSHGDACSAAPEGFTVTASTDVVPVAAFENDEKKLYGVQYHPEVMHSTHGQQVLEHFLYRGAGLTPSWTTGNVIDEQVALIREQVGSKRAICGLSGGVDSAVAAALVQKAIGSQLTCVYVDHGLMRKGETEQVEKDFVAATGVQLKVVDAEERFLAALAGVSDPEEKRKIIGREFIRVFEQAQAEIIAEAAEGEDVAFLVQGTLYPDVVESGGGTGTANIKSHHNVGGLPEDLEFELVEPLRKLFKDEVRMVGQELGLPDEIVQRQPFPGPGLGIRIVGEVTKDRLDLLREADAIAREELTGAGLDRDIWQCPVVLLADVRSVGVQGDGRTYGHPIVLRPVSSEDAMTADWSRLPYDVLAKISTRITNEVADVNRVVLDVTSKPPGTIEWE; this is encoded by the coding sequence GTGCCAGAAGCGTCCCCCGCCGCCCCCGACACCGTCCTGGTCGTCGACTTCGGTGCGCAGTACGCCCAGCTCATCGCCCGTCGCGTCCGCGAGGCCCGGGTCTACAGCGAGATCGTGCCGAGCACCATGCCGGTCCAGGAGATGCTCGCCAAGAACCCGGCGGCGATCATCCTCTCCGGCGGCCCCTCGTCGGTGTACGCGGAGGCCGCCCCGCGCCTGGACCGCGAGATCTTCGAGTCCGGTGTCCCCGTCTTCGGCATGTGCTACGGCTTCCAGCTGATGGCGACGACCCTCGGCGGCACGGTCGACAACACCGGCGCCCGCGAGTACGGCCGTACGCCGCTGCACGTCTCGAAGTCCGGCTCCACCCTCTTCGAGGGCACCCCGGACGAGCAGTCGGTGTGGATGTCGCACGGCGACGCCTGCTCCGCCGCTCCCGAGGGCTTCACCGTCACGGCCTCCACGGACGTCGTCCCGGTCGCGGCCTTCGAGAACGACGAGAAGAAGCTGTACGGCGTTCAGTACCACCCGGAGGTCATGCACTCCACACACGGTCAGCAGGTGCTGGAGCACTTCCTGTACCGCGGCGCGGGGCTCACCCCCTCCTGGACCACCGGCAACGTCATCGACGAGCAGGTCGCGCTCATCCGCGAGCAGGTCGGCAGCAAGCGCGCCATCTGCGGTCTGTCCGGCGGCGTGGACTCCGCCGTCGCCGCCGCCCTCGTACAGAAGGCCATCGGCTCCCAGCTGACCTGCGTGTACGTGGACCACGGTCTGATGCGCAAGGGCGAGACCGAGCAGGTCGAGAAGGACTTCGTGGCCGCGACCGGCGTACAGCTGAAGGTCGTGGACGCGGAGGAGCGCTTCCTCGCCGCGCTCGCCGGGGTCTCCGACCCCGAGGAGAAGCGGAAGATCATCGGCCGCGAGTTCATCCGGGTCTTCGAGCAGGCCCAGGCGGAGATCATCGCCGAGGCCGCCGAAGGCGAGGACGTCGCCTTCCTCGTCCAGGGCACGCTCTACCCGGACGTGGTCGAGTCCGGTGGCGGCACCGGCACGGCCAACATCAAGTCCCACCACAACGTGGGCGGCCTCCCCGAGGACCTCGAGTTCGAGCTCGTCGAGCCGCTGCGCAAGCTGTTCAAGGACGAGGTCCGGATGGTCGGCCAGGAGCTCGGCCTGCCGGACGAGATCGTCCAGCGTCAGCCGTTCCCCGGCCCCGGCCTCGGCATCCGTATCGTCGGCGAGGTCACCAAGGACCGGCTCGACCTGCTCCGCGAGGCCGACGCGATCGCCCGCGAGGAGCTGACCGGCGCCGGTCTCGACCGCGACATCTGGCAGTGCCCGGTGGTCCTGCTCGCGGACGTCCGCTCCGTCGGCGTCCAGGGCGACGGCCGGACGTACGGCCACCCGATCGTGCTCCGTCCGGTGTCGAGCGAGGACGCCATGACGGCCGACTGGTCGCGCCTGCCGTACGACGTCCTCGCCAAGATCTCGACGCGGATCACGAACGAGGTCGCGGACGTCAACCGCGTCGTCCTCGACGTGACCTCCAAGCCCCCGGGCACCATCGAGTGGGAGTGA
- a CDS encoding pyridoxamine 5'-phosphate oxidase family protein has protein sequence MTSNWAAFTTAEPDLAKKIEDRFGSFTHHVLATLRKDGSPRTTGLEVRFLHGDLWLGMMPDSLKALDLRRDPRFALQANPGPGTEMAGGDVRISGRAIEVDDPKTKAAYVKEVEPPQPFHLFRTELTEVVRTYVEDDTYLVVEIWKPGEPVRALRRK, from the coding sequence ATGACGTCGAACTGGGCAGCCTTCACCACCGCCGAACCCGACCTCGCCAAGAAGATCGAGGACCGCTTCGGAAGCTTCACCCACCACGTCCTCGCGACCCTCCGCAAGGACGGTTCGCCGCGGACCACCGGCCTCGAAGTCCGTTTCCTGCACGGCGATCTCTGGCTCGGCATGATGCCGGACTCCCTCAAGGCGCTCGACCTGCGCCGCGACCCGCGCTTCGCGCTCCAGGCGAACCCGGGGCCGGGCACGGAGATGGCGGGAGGCGATGTCCGGATCAGCGGGCGGGCGATCGAGGTCGACGATCCGAAGACGAAGGCCGCGTACGTGAAAGAGGTGGAACCGCCGCAGCCGTTCCACCTCTTCCGCACCGAGCTGACGGAGGTCGTACGGACCTACGTCGAGGACGACACGTATCTGGTCGTCGAGATCTGGAAGCCAGGAGAGCCGGTGCGCGCTCTCAGGCGGAAGTGA
- a CDS encoding class II aldolase/adducin family protein, which produces MHGPTPPLPLPTDRLRFAMPPMHESPEDERRHRKERLAGALRIFGRLGFEDGVSGHITARDPEYSDCFWVNPFGMPFKHVTVSDLVMANQDGQVIEGRYHVNQAAFTVHAQVHAARPDVVAVAHCHSVHGRALSALGDLLDPITQESCAFYEDHALYAAYTGVAVDADEGRRIAAALDTRKALVLRNHGLLTVGDSVDAAAWWFLSMERSSQVQLTAKAAGRPILIDHKQAVATREQLGGDLVAWINYQPLWQDISRSEPDLLS; this is translated from the coding sequence ATGCACGGGCCCACCCCGCCGCTGCCCCTGCCCACCGACCGGCTGCGGTTCGCCATGCCGCCGATGCACGAGTCGCCGGAGGACGAACGGCGGCACCGCAAGGAAAGGCTGGCCGGGGCGCTGCGGATCTTCGGGCGGCTCGGATTCGAGGACGGGGTCTCCGGGCACATCACGGCGCGCGACCCGGAGTACAGCGACTGCTTCTGGGTGAACCCCTTCGGGATGCCGTTCAAGCACGTCACCGTGAGCGACCTGGTCATGGCCAACCAGGACGGGCAGGTGATCGAAGGCCGCTACCACGTGAACCAGGCGGCGTTCACCGTGCACGCCCAGGTGCACGCCGCCCGTCCCGACGTCGTCGCCGTCGCCCACTGCCACTCCGTGCACGGGCGCGCCCTGTCCGCGCTCGGCGACCTGCTCGACCCGATCACCCAGGAGAGCTGCGCCTTCTACGAGGACCACGCCCTGTACGCCGCGTACACGGGTGTCGCCGTGGATGCCGACGAAGGGCGCCGGATCGCCGCCGCGCTCGACACCCGCAAGGCGCTCGTGCTGCGCAACCACGGGCTGCTCACCGTCGGCGACTCGGTCGACGCCGCCGCCTGGTGGTTCCTGTCCATGGAGCGGTCGAGCCAGGTCCAGCTCACCGCGAAGGCCGCCGGGCGGCCGATCCTCATCGACCACAAGCAGGCGGTCGCCACCCGCGAACAGCTCGGCGGCGACCTGGTGGCGTGGATCAACTACCAGCCCCTGTGGCAGGACATCAGCCGCAGCGAACCGGATCTGCTGTCCTGA
- a CDS encoding DUF4429 domain-containing protein translates to MAEIIQRDGTWAFDGNTVRITPGLHRSVPLFRQTYGEIAVPLEAVSGIVYEPERKRGRLRLRLREGADPLLQATGGRLPEAADPYKLTVDIDRSGVAEYVAEEIRRALLLDQIPKEPAKTYLLSGPPVPVSVRSSDGTVSFDGAQVRIDWADTSERVKRATGPRIIAVGDLVQVEWLPNSGYEDGFLRFVTRETVFSKLPPEKDPYALDLWGSARRDLLTALVATAVTARLPHPSTRTGEYVDHPRLASAVPPQSDHHDVLLRRLRELGELHRDGVLTDEEFATTKAAVLRGF, encoded by the coding sequence ATGGCCGAGATCATCCAGCGCGACGGGACCTGGGCCTTCGACGGCAACACGGTCAGGATCACGCCGGGACTCCACCGCTCCGTGCCGCTGTTCCGGCAGACGTACGGAGAGATCGCCGTTCCCCTGGAGGCGGTATCAGGCATCGTCTACGAACCCGAACGCAAGCGCGGCCGCCTGCGCCTCAGGCTCCGCGAGGGCGCCGACCCGCTCCTGCAGGCGACCGGGGGCCGGCTGCCCGAGGCGGCGGACCCCTACAAACTCACGGTCGACATCGACCGTTCCGGGGTCGCCGAGTACGTCGCCGAGGAGATCCGCCGCGCGCTGCTGCTGGACCAGATCCCCAAGGAGCCGGCGAAGACCTATCTCCTGTCCGGCCCGCCCGTCCCGGTGTCCGTCCGTTCCAGCGACGGCACGGTCTCCTTCGACGGCGCGCAGGTGCGGATCGACTGGGCGGACACCTCCGAGAGGGTCAAACGGGCGACGGGCCCGCGGATCATCGCCGTGGGCGACCTGGTCCAGGTGGAGTGGCTGCCCAACTCCGGTTACGAGGACGGCTTTCTGCGCTTCGTGACGCGCGAGACGGTCTTCTCCAAACTGCCGCCCGAGAAGGACCCGTACGCCCTCGACCTGTGGGGCAGCGCCCGCCGCGACCTCCTCACGGCTCTCGTCGCCACCGCGGTCACCGCACGCCTGCCGCACCCGTCCACCCGCACCGGCGAGTACGTGGACCACCCCCGACTCGCCTCCGCCGTACCGCCGCAGTCCGACCATCACGACGTGCTCCTGCGCCGCCTGCGGGAGCTGGGCGAGCTGCACCGCGACGGCGTGCTGACGGACGAGGAGTTCGCGACGACGAAGGCGGCGGTACTGCGCGGCTTCTAG